The DNA window ATTTTTTCTACTTTTCGAATTTTATCGATATCATCGGTATAAAGAACTTCCGCACTTGCTATATACCTTGAAACTCTTCTTGATATATCACTCCAATTGTGTTCAAGATAATTGCCATTTCCATCTTTTAATAAATACCTATCTCTTAAAATTCTTTCGGCATTTTCTGATGGTTTAATATCTGTAAAAGAATCAAGAAGTGATTCAAAATCAGATAAAATATCTTCCATATAAAACCCCCCTTATATTATTTCGATATCATTATACCACAATATATAGTGTTGTTAATCTAATATTTACACAACAATTTGTAATTTTTTTAGATAATAGACAGATTATTTTTTTCATGGTAATTATAGAAAATGTTAAAATTTTATATACTAAAAAATTGGAACTATTGATAACTAAGATAAAAATTTAATAAAAATGAATATATATAAATAAAAAACCGGCGAGAATTATCGCCGGTCTGATAATTAAATTTATTTAATTAAAATATTTTCTTACTGCAAATGATGCTGCTATTGCTCCATCGGCAGCTGCGGTTATAATTTGTCTTAATTCTTTTTGTATAACATCGCCTGCAGCAAATACACCTTTTACATTAGTTTCATTATGTTTGTCAACAGGTATATACCCATAATCATCAAGTTTTATTTTTCCTTCAAATAGTTTTGTAACAGGAGTTAATCCAACAAAAACAAATACACCATCTACGTCAAAATTAGTAATTTCACCTGTTTTTCTATTTTCAAGAACTAATTGTTGAACTTTTTTGTCACCTTTTATTTCTTTAACAACAGTATTCCATATAAATTTAATATTTTCAGCATTAAATGCTTTATCCTGATAAATTTTATCGGCCCTGAGTTTATCTCTTCTGTGTATTATATATACTTCTTTTGCTATTTTTGAAAGATATAAAGCTTCTTCAACTGCGGTGTTTCCTCCACCGATTACAGCAACTTTTTGGTTTTTAAAGAAATGGCCATCACATGTTGCACAATATGAAACTCCTTTACCTGCAAATTCCTTTTCACCAGGAACTTCTAATCTTCGAGGTGTTGCTCCTGTAGCAATTACAACAGTTTTAGTTTTTACAATACTTCCATCATCTAAAGAAATTATTTTTTCATCTTTTGAAAAATCAACATTAATAACTTCACCATAATGAAATTCTACGCCAAATTTTTTAGCATGTTCACCTAATTTTTCAGCTAAGTCTTCACCAGTGATTGAGTCAAATCCTGGATAATTTTCAACATATTCGGTTAAGTTAACCTGTCCTCCATCTAAATCTTTTTCTATAATTAATGGTTTAATTCCGCCTTGAACAGCATATATTCCTGCTGCAACACCTGCAGGTCCGCCACCAATTATAACCATATCATAATAATCTTTTAAAGAGCTTTTGCTTTTAGAGGAACCCAAGTCAAAGAAC is part of the Marinitoga hydrogenitolerans DSM 16785 genome and encodes:
- the trxB gene encoding thioredoxin-disulfide reductase — protein: MFFDLGSSKSKSSLKDYYDMVIIGGGPAGVAAGIYAVQGGIKPLIIEKDLDGGQVNLTEYVENYPGFDSITGEDLAEKLGEHAKKFGVEFHYGEVINVDFSKDEKIISLDDGSIVKTKTVVIATGATPRRLEVPGEKEFAGKGVSYCATCDGHFFKNQKVAVIGGGNTAVEEALYLSKIAKEVYIIHRRDKLRADKIYQDKAFNAENIKFIWNTVVKEIKGDKKVQQLVLENRKTGEITNFDVDGVFVFVGLTPVTKLFEGKIKLDDYGYIPVDKHNETNVKGVFAAGDVIQKELRQIITAAADGAIAASFAVRKYFN